Proteins from a single region of Labedella gwakjiensis:
- a CDS encoding glutamyl-tRNA reductase codes for MLICLTANHKNASFDLLERLAVDPGTIAQRITGHDESLAGAVVVATCNRFEAYIDVDEPAAGFEQRALEATVDAIRRSTDLESAELTGTLDMHVGRGAAEHLFAVAAGLESVVVGEGEIAGQVRRALERARAAGTTSSDLERAFQRASQTSRGVKNSTPIGRAGRSLVRLALDLAESRVEDWSGVRVLLVGTGAYAGASLAAIADRGATDIGVYSPSGRGERFAARHGIRLVEHADFAREAATAGLVVTCTTASGSVLDADILEAGRREMGAVHPHASTATAAVTIVDENTDETLAAVVVDAEAAAAPRHLAPSHEAAHALPAARLDAEECPVPTGRKLVIDLGLPRNVDPSVATVHGVELLDLETIRIHAPLEELQATDDARRIVSRAAEKYTTVSDEITLTPAVVALRQHVFGILDAEIDRARSRGDDDGRTEQALRHLAGVLLHTPMVRARDAAHAGDHERYVDALDALFGIDASLSLENRPASATDTADETA; via the coding sequence GTGCTGATCTGTCTGACGGCGAATCACAAGAACGCCAGCTTCGACCTCCTCGAGAGGCTCGCCGTCGACCCGGGCACCATCGCGCAGCGCATCACCGGTCACGACGAGAGCCTCGCCGGAGCGGTCGTCGTCGCCACCTGCAATCGCTTCGAGGCGTACATCGACGTGGACGAGCCCGCGGCCGGATTCGAGCAGCGCGCCCTCGAGGCCACCGTCGACGCCATCCGTCGCTCCACCGATCTGGAGAGCGCCGAGCTCACCGGGACGCTCGACATGCACGTCGGCCGCGGGGCGGCCGAGCACCTCTTCGCCGTCGCCGCGGGCCTCGAGTCCGTCGTCGTGGGCGAGGGCGAGATCGCCGGTCAGGTGCGCAGAGCGCTCGAGCGGGCGCGGGCCGCGGGCACCACCTCCTCCGACCTCGAGCGCGCGTTCCAGCGGGCCTCGCAGACGTCGCGCGGCGTGAAGAACAGCACCCCGATCGGTCGCGCCGGTCGCTCGCTCGTCCGCCTCGCGCTCGACCTCGCGGAGTCTCGCGTGGAGGACTGGAGCGGCGTGCGCGTCCTGCTCGTGGGCACCGGGGCGTACGCGGGGGCGAGCCTCGCGGCCATCGCGGACCGCGGAGCGACCGACATCGGCGTCTACTCCCCCTCCGGCCGCGGCGAGCGCTTCGCGGCACGCCACGGCATCCGCCTCGTGGAGCACGCCGACTTCGCTCGTGAGGCCGCGACGGCAGGCCTCGTCGTCACCTGCACGACGGCGTCCGGTTCCGTTCTCGACGCCGACATCCTCGAGGCCGGCCGGCGCGAGATGGGCGCAGTCCACCCGCACGCGAGCACCGCGACCGCGGCCGTCACGATCGTCGACGAGAACACCGACGAGACCCTCGCCGCCGTGGTCGTCGACGCCGAGGCCGCCGCAGCACCCCGCCACCTCGCCCCGAGTCACGAGGCCGCCCACGCCCTCCCGGCCGCGCGCCTCGATGCCGAGGAGTGCCCCGTCCCCACGGGACGCAAGCTCGTCATCGACCTCGGCCTGCCCCGCAACGTCGACCCGTCGGTCGCCACCGTGCACGGCGTCGAGCTGCTCGACCTCGAGACCATCCGCATCCACGCTCCGCTCGAGGAGCTGCAGGCCACGGACGACGCCCGCCGCATCGTCAGCCGCGCGGCCGAGAAGTACACCACCGTGTCGGACGAGATCACGCTCACGCCGGCCGTCGTGGCGCTGCGCCAGCACGTGTTCGGCATCCTCGACGCGGAGATCGATCGCGCACGCTCGCGTGGAGACGACGACGGACGGACGGAGCAGGCGCTGCGCCACCTGGCCGGCGTCCTCCTCCACACCCCCATGGTGCGTGCGCGCGACGCCGCCCACGCGGGCGACCACGAGCGCTACGTCGACGCGCTCGACGCCCTGTTCGGGATCGACGCGAGCCTCTCCCTCGAGAACCGTCCGGCCTCGGCGACGGACACGGCGGACGAGACCGCCTGA
- the hemE gene encoding uroporphyrinogen decarboxylase, with product MKLDQTHPLASGRTSESRLVRAYRGRRPDVTPVWFMRQAGRSLPEYRELRVGTRMLDACLTPGLASEITLQPIRRHHMDAGIFFSDIVVPLKLAGVDVEIVPGKGPVLGKAVRTAADVDELIALDPAVLDEALEPVREAVRLTVAGLGSDHGDTPLIGFAGAPFTLAAYLVEGGPSKDHIHARTLMHADPDAWAKLMAWTADVTGRFLEAQVLSGASAAQLFDSWAGALSLADYARFVAPASATALERVRSLHIEPSDGGPTQSVPLVHFGVGTGELLKAMHDIGADVVGVDYRIPLDEANRRLGGVVPLQGNVDPALLSAPWSVLEAHVVDVLERGKAAPSHVLNLGHGVPPETDPDVITRLVAFVHDYTGERSA from the coding sequence GTGAAGCTCGACCAGACCCACCCCCTCGCCTCCGGTCGCACGAGCGAGTCCCGGCTCGTCCGTGCCTACCGCGGACGGCGTCCCGACGTGACCCCGGTGTGGTTCATGCGGCAGGCGGGCCGTTCCCTCCCCGAGTACCGCGAGCTGCGGGTGGGCACGCGCATGCTCGACGCGTGCCTCACTCCCGGTCTCGCGAGCGAGATCACGCTCCAGCCCATCCGCCGCCACCACATGGACGCCGGCATCTTCTTCTCCGATATCGTCGTTCCGCTCAAGCTCGCCGGAGTGGACGTGGAGATCGTGCCCGGAAAGGGCCCGGTGCTCGGCAAGGCCGTCCGCACCGCGGCAGACGTCGACGAGCTCATCGCTCTCGACCCCGCCGTGCTCGACGAGGCGCTCGAACCCGTGCGCGAGGCCGTGCGCCTCACCGTCGCCGGGCTCGGGAGCGACCACGGCGACACCCCGCTCATCGGCTTCGCCGGGGCGCCGTTCACCCTCGCGGCGTACCTCGTGGAGGGCGGCCCGTCGAAGGACCACATCCACGCTCGCACGCTCATGCACGCCGATCCCGACGCCTGGGCGAAGCTCATGGCCTGGACGGCCGACGTCACCGGGCGGTTCCTCGAGGCGCAAGTGCTGTCGGGCGCATCCGCCGCACAGCTCTTCGACTCCTGGGCCGGCGCGCTCTCACTCGCCGACTACGCGCGTTTCGTGGCGCCCGCCTCGGCCACGGCCCTCGAGCGGGTGCGCTCGCTCCACATCGAGCCGAGTGACGGCGGGCCGACCCAGTCGGTGCCGCTCGTGCACTTCGGCGTTGGGACGGGCGAACTCCTCAAGGCCATGCACGACATCGGCGCGGACGTCGTGGGCGTCGACTACCGGATCCCGCTCGACGAGGCCAACCGACGGCTCGGCGGCGTCGTGCCGCTGCAGGGCAACGTGGACCCCGCGCTCCTCTCTGCTCCGTGGAGTGTGCTCGAGGCGCACGTCGTGGACGTTCTCGAGCGCGGGAAGGCCGCGCCATCCCACGTGCTCAACCTCGGCCACGGCGTGCCGCCCGAAACGGATCCCGACGTGATCACGCGCCTGGTCGCGTTCGTCCACGACTACACCGGGGAGCGGTCGGCCTGA
- the hemG gene encoding protoporphyrinogen oxidase, protein MSDAASAASAPFEPLHVVVIGGGMAGLVAALDCARVGIRVTVLEASDRVGGALRSEEIGGISVEVGAESYATRGGNVRVLAESVGLGDRIVAPNPEGAWVAASSGVFAPLPKAGILGIPSNPLADDVRAVIGWGGALRAYLDRLMPVLAVGRVHDLGALVTRRMGRAVRDNLVAPVTMGVYSSDPEALDVAFAAPGLNKALTTAGSLSGAVATMRAASRAGSNVEGIVGGMSALVDGIVHELEHSWGVEIRRNTPVEALARAGGGWDVALPVRDDVAPDSALPESGLETLHADYVIVATPEAPALALLAALEPELADIAPVDAPRVDLVTLVLDDPRLDAHPRGTGMLVAPGAGLTAKAMTHATAKWSWLADEARAVAPHRHVLRVSFGKAGENTVADLDDDALVELAIRDLSTMLGVSLDPTTVVEARRTTWAGSVPGAVTGQRARSTSVRERILAIGGLDVTGGWLAGTGLAAVVPDALAASGRIRHLVAQRLLADVTGRAVIDGDPAADER, encoded by the coding sequence ATGAGCGACGCGGCCTCGGCGGCGTCCGCGCCCTTCGAGCCCCTCCACGTCGTCGTGATCGGCGGCGGGATGGCCGGGCTCGTCGCCGCTCTCGACTGCGCCCGCGTCGGTATCCGCGTCACGGTGCTCGAGGCGTCGGACCGCGTCGGCGGGGCGCTCCGCTCGGAGGAGATCGGTGGAATCTCGGTGGAGGTCGGGGCCGAGAGCTATGCGACCCGTGGGGGGAACGTGCGTGTGCTCGCCGAGAGCGTCGGCCTCGGTGACCGCATCGTCGCGCCGAACCCCGAGGGGGCGTGGGTGGCGGCATCCTCCGGGGTGTTCGCGCCACTCCCGAAGGCCGGCATCCTCGGCATCCCGTCGAACCCCCTCGCCGACGACGTCCGCGCGGTGATCGGCTGGGGAGGCGCCCTGCGCGCCTACCTCGACCGCCTCATGCCCGTGCTCGCCGTCGGTCGCGTGCACGATCTCGGCGCACTCGTCACGCGTCGCATGGGGCGTGCGGTGCGCGACAACCTCGTGGCACCGGTGACGATGGGCGTCTACTCGTCCGACCCCGAGGCGCTCGACGTGGCCTTCGCGGCCCCGGGCCTCAACAAGGCGCTCACGACGGCCGGCTCGCTCTCCGGCGCCGTCGCGACCATGCGGGCCGCGTCGCGCGCCGGTTCGAACGTCGAGGGAATCGTCGGCGGGATGTCCGCGCTCGTCGACGGGATCGTCCATGAGCTCGAGCACTCCTGGGGTGTCGAGATCCGGCGCAACACACCCGTCGAGGCGCTCGCCCGTGCGGGAGGCGGCTGGGACGTCGCGCTCCCCGTGAGAGACGACGTCGCTCCCGACTCGGCCCTCCCCGAATCGGGTCTCGAGACGCTCCACGCCGACTACGTCATCGTCGCGACCCCCGAGGCTCCGGCCCTCGCCCTCCTCGCCGCGCTCGAACCCGAGCTCGCGGACATCGCGCCCGTCGACGCCCCCCGGGTCGACCTCGTGACCCTCGTCCTCGACGATCCGCGGCTCGACGCGCACCCTCGCGGCACCGGCATGCTCGTGGCACCCGGCGCCGGCCTCACCGCGAAGGCGATGACGCACGCGACCGCGAAGTGGTCGTGGCTCGCGGACGAGGCGCGAGCGGTCGCCCCGCACCGTCACGTCCTCCGGGTCTCGTTCGGCAAGGCGGGCGAGAACACCGTCGCCGACCTCGACGACGACGCCCTCGTGGAGCTCGCGATCCGCGACCTTTCGACCATGCTCGGTGTCTCCCTCGATCCGACGACCGTGGTCGAGGCCCGCCGCACCACGTGGGCCGGATCGGTGCCCGGAGCGGTCACCGGCCAGCGCGCCCGTTCCACGAGCGTCCGCGAACGGATCCTCGCGATCGGTGGACTCGACGTCACGGGTGGCTGGCTCGCCGGCACCGGCCTCGCGGCCGTCGTGCCCGATGCGCTCGCCGCCTCTGGTCGCATCCGCCACCTCGTCGCCCAGCGACTGCTGGCCGACGTCACCGGACGTGCTGTCATCGACGGGGACCCCGCCGCCGACGAGCGATAG
- a CDS encoding RNA polymerase sigma factor, whose translation MSPPTTDQDRASRFSALYDDAYLDVLRFVSRRSPPDVAEDVVHEAFLVAWRRFDDLPSTHDGARAWLFGVARHCLLNDRRTRDRFQRLGIAIAEASTTSDSGSDTTDLQLDIARAWRALSPDHQEVLSLATWEALPASEACRVLGISTTAYRVRLHRARTALRRHLDSPDPASGTPVEASRTEITA comes from the coding sequence ATGAGCCCACCCACCACGGATCAGGATCGCGCTTCCCGCTTCTCCGCACTGTACGACGACGCCTACCTCGACGTCCTGCGCTTCGTCAGCCGTCGTTCGCCGCCCGACGTCGCCGAAGACGTCGTCCACGAGGCCTTCCTCGTAGCCTGGCGACGCTTCGACGACCTGCCATCCACTCACGACGGTGCACGAGCCTGGCTCTTCGGCGTCGCCCGGCACTGCCTCCTCAACGATCGACGGACACGCGACCGATTCCAACGCCTCGGCATCGCGATAGCGGAGGCCTCGACGACGTCCGACAGCGGGAGCGATACGACAGACCTCCAGCTCGACATCGCGAGAGCCTGGCGCGCACTCTCGCCTGACCACCAGGAGGTGCTCTCGCTCGCCACGTGGGAGGCCCTCCCGGCGAGTGAGGCGTGCCGGGTGCTCGGCATCTCCACCACCGCCTACCGCGTCCGGCTCCATCGGGCCCGGACCGCCCTGCGCCGGCATCTCGATTCCCCCGACCCCGCCTCCGGTACACCCGTCGAGGCCAGCAGAACGGAAATCACCGCATGA
- a CDS encoding response regulator, which yields MIRVLVADDQPLARAGLSALLAAEPDIEVVGAAADGDEALELALSLRPDVACLDIRMPGRTGIEVTRELTALTADRPVPVLILTTFDIDDYVFNALEAGASGFLLKDAEPEEIVRAVRHVAGGNGTLDLAVTRRVLREFTRRRTLQAVSTTSEAASLLTPREQEILRLLAQGMSNDEIAAALTVEVTTVKSHLVRILPKLGVRSRLQAVVWAYQNKVVLPDG from the coding sequence ATGATCCGCGTCCTCGTCGCAGACGACCAGCCGCTCGCCCGGGCCGGCCTCTCCGCGCTCCTCGCCGCCGAGCCCGACATCGAGGTCGTCGGCGCGGCGGCGGACGGCGACGAGGCCCTCGAGCTCGCCCTCTCGCTGCGCCCCGACGTGGCGTGTCTCGACATCCGGATGCCCGGCCGCACGGGGATCGAGGTGACCCGCGAGCTCACGGCGCTCACCGCCGATCGCCCGGTCCCCGTGCTCATCCTCACCACGTTCGACATCGACGACTACGTCTTCAACGCCCTCGAGGCCGGCGCCTCCGGCTTCCTCCTCAAGGACGCCGAGCCGGAGGAGATCGTGCGGGCCGTGCGTCACGTCGCCGGAGGCAACGGCACGCTCGATCTGGCCGTGACGCGGCGGGTGCTGCGGGAGTTCACCCGGCGCCGCACGCTCCAGGCCGTCTCGACCACGAGCGAGGCGGCGAGCCTGCTTACGCCGCGAGAGCAGGAGATCCTCCGGCTGCTCGCGCAGGGCATGTCGAACGACGAGATCGCCGCCGCGCTCACGGTCGAGGTCACGACCGTGAAGTCGCACCTCGTCCGGATCCTGCCGAAGCTCGGTGTGCGCTCGCGACTCCAGGCCGTTGTGTGGGCGTACCAGAACAAGGTCGTGCTGCCCGACGGCTGA
- a CDS encoding serine hydrolase domain-containing protein, with the protein MDSTAGDPTDDRLAALPNLPASVLAERLDSVAADLAARAADDEFSGVVLVTEGDLPLLEKAYGVASRRWNTPVTTDMRFDVASITKLFTSVAVLQQVAAGTLRLDSSIHDYVDLEGTTISRDVTLRHLLTHTSGIADDADEEDGESYEALWAERPNYSVTETADFLPQFAHKPPRAEPGADCRYCNVGYVLAGLALERATGRAYRDVVRTDVFEKAGMTSSGFFDMREAAPNVAEGWDPVREGASDDEPHADGPDEDAPAGPIIGWRQNIYSYPPIGSPDGGAHSTAADLVRFVDALRGGELLPKKWTTEFLSPQVLHHADEDAGAGETAELAYGFGLEFEVTPAGELRSFYKDGINAGASAIVRYYPATNLTVAVLSNSEDGAWDPITAIDDAITLPE; encoded by the coding sequence ATGGACAGCACCGCAGGAGATCCCACCGACGACCGCCTCGCCGCCCTCCCGAACCTCCCCGCGAGCGTTCTCGCCGAGCGGCTCGATTCCGTCGCCGCCGACCTCGCCGCGCGCGCGGCCGACGACGAGTTCTCGGGGGTGGTCCTCGTGACGGAAGGCGATCTGCCCCTGCTCGAGAAGGCCTACGGCGTCGCGTCCCGCCGGTGGAACACGCCCGTCACGACCGACATGCGGTTCGATGTCGCGTCGATCACGAAGCTGTTCACGTCCGTCGCCGTCCTGCAGCAGGTGGCCGCCGGCACGTTGCGCCTCGATTCCTCCATCCACGACTACGTCGATCTCGAGGGCACGACGATCTCGCGCGACGTCACGCTCCGGCATCTGCTCACCCACACGTCGGGGATCGCCGACGACGCGGACGAGGAGGACGGCGAGTCGTACGAGGCGCTGTGGGCGGAGCGCCCGAACTACTCCGTGACCGAGACCGCCGACTTCCTCCCCCAGTTCGCGCACAAGCCACCACGGGCCGAGCCGGGGGCCGACTGCCGCTACTGCAACGTCGGGTACGTCCTCGCGGGGCTCGCTCTCGAGCGGGCGACGGGTCGCGCCTACCGCGACGTCGTGCGGACCGATGTCTTCGAGAAGGCCGGGATGACGTCGTCCGGCTTCTTCGACATGCGCGAGGCCGCTCCGAACGTGGCCGAGGGCTGGGATCCCGTGCGCGAGGGCGCGTCCGACGACGAGCCCCACGCCGACGGGCCCGACGAGGACGCTCCCGCCGGCCCGATCATCGGCTGGCGGCAGAACATCTACTCGTACCCGCCGATCGGTTCGCCCGACGGCGGTGCGCACTCGACCGCAGCCGACCTGGTGCGCTTCGTCGACGCCCTCCGCGGGGGCGAACTCCTCCCGAAGAAGTGGACCACCGAGTTCCTGAGCCCACAGGTGCTGCACCACGCCGACGAGGACGCGGGGGCGGGCGAGACCGCGGAGCTCGCCTACGGATTCGGCCTCGAGTTCGAGGTGACGCCGGCCGGCGAGCTGCGCTCCTTCTACAAGGACGGCATCAACGCGGGGGCGAGTGCGATCGTGCGCTACTACCCGGCGACGAACCTCACGGTCGCCGTGCTCTCGAACAGCGAGGACGGTGCGTGGGACCCGATCACGGCGATCGACGACGCGATCACGCTCCCGGAGTGA
- a CDS encoding DUF4190 domain-containing protein encodes MSDPNASNPPSYQPAQPYQNGGSTQGYGQAPQSQKTNLLAILSLVGAFVFSLAGLILGIIALKQIKQTGEQGRGLALAGIIISSISIVLVIIYVIVVVVIIGSAGVSSYNM; translated from the coding sequence ATGTCCGACCCCAACGCGTCGAACCCCCCGTCGTACCAGCCCGCTCAGCCCTACCAGAACGGTGGCTCCACGCAGGGCTACGGCCAGGCGCCCCAGTCGCAGAAGACCAACCTCCTGGCGATCCTGTCGCTCGTGGGCGCTTTCGTCTTCTCGCTCGCTGGCCTCATCCTCGGCATCATCGCCCTCAAGCAGATCAAGCAGACGGGTGAGCAGGGCCGCGGCCTCGCCCTCGCCGGCATCATCATCAGCTCGATCTCGATCGTGCTCGTGATCATCTACGTGATCGTCGTCGTCGTCATCATCGGCTCGGCCGGCGTGAGCAGCTACAACATGTGA
- a CDS encoding NUDIX hydrolase, whose translation MPEPEPALPDILVAALALVRDRRVLMVTARARDVLYMPGGKIDDGESAADAAVRESLEEVAVRLRPESVRELFTVVTQAHGEPDGRLVRMAVFAGDTDDDPRPSSEIDAIHWVDSRAHDRCPPAGREVLTRLVALDFID comes from the coding sequence ATGCCCGAACCCGAGCCGGCCCTCCCCGACATCCTCGTGGCGGCCCTCGCCCTCGTGCGGGACCGGCGGGTGCTCATGGTGACGGCGCGGGCGCGCGACGTGCTCTACATGCCGGGAGGGAAGATCGATGACGGCGAGTCCGCCGCCGACGCCGCGGTCCGCGAGAGCCTCGAAGAGGTCGCCGTACGGCTGCGCCCGGAGAGCGTGCGCGAGCTCTTCACGGTGGTGACGCAGGCGCACGGCGAGCCGGACGGGCGGCTCGTGCGCATGGCCGTCTTCGCCGGCGACACGGACGACGACCCTCGCCCGTCGTCCGAGATCGACGCCATCCACTGGGTCGACTCACGCGCGCACGACCGCTGCCCGCCGGCCGGCCGCGAGGTCCTCACCCGCCTCGTCGCCCTCGACTTCATCGACTAA
- a CDS encoding sensor histidine kinase, whose product MTPTLRRPSVTDLAVALGVGATTVIALLAAPQILGPQEASLIDPASVRVTAIVLVVQAVALCVVRSAPQVVLLLTSVAAMLVGVVSPTGVANLAHAAVLVAVLRATLLVPPRRLWVLLPVAGVLVAVGQAADVLGSSDLAVPAVIGAAVLQALVIVGLPAAGVLAVTARRDARRARHGESEAVQRERDALVQAAVAHERTAMARELHDIAAHHVSSIALMSAAIERQIPTDPDAATRSVRQVREQSRALLDDLRRLVGLLRRDGDDPEAIETLETVPALVAAARATGRDVEVRVRSGGGEVGPLGQLVVYRMVQEALANAARHAPDTACVIDLDGTATDVFVATVRNGPSAGVPSPSPSRDGFGLLGMRERAGLVGGHLDAGPDPDGGWTVRLALPSEPPTSARRESE is encoded by the coding sequence ATGACCCCGACGCTGCGCAGGCCGAGCGTCACGGATCTCGCCGTGGCGCTCGGCGTCGGGGCCACCACGGTGATCGCACTCCTCGCGGCACCCCAGATCCTCGGTCCGCAGGAGGCATCGCTCATCGACCCGGCGTCGGTACGGGTGACGGCCATCGTGCTCGTGGTGCAGGCCGTGGCCCTGTGCGTCGTGCGCAGTGCTCCGCAGGTGGTGCTCCTCCTCACCTCGGTGGCCGCGATGCTCGTCGGCGTGGTCAGCCCGACGGGGGTCGCAAACCTCGCCCACGCGGCCGTCCTCGTCGCGGTGCTGCGTGCAACCCTGCTCGTGCCTCCCCGGCGGTTGTGGGTGCTCCTGCCCGTGGCCGGGGTGCTCGTCGCGGTCGGGCAGGCGGCCGACGTCCTCGGTTCGAGCGACCTCGCCGTGCCGGCGGTGATCGGCGCGGCCGTCCTGCAGGCCCTCGTGATCGTGGGCCTGCCGGCGGCCGGGGTCCTTGCGGTGACGGCGCGACGCGACGCGCGGCGCGCTCGCCACGGCGAATCCGAGGCCGTGCAGCGGGAACGCGACGCACTCGTGCAGGCCGCTGTGGCGCACGAGCGCACCGCGATGGCGAGGGAGCTCCACGACATCGCCGCCCACCACGTCTCGAGCATCGCGCTCATGTCGGCGGCCATCGAGCGTCAGATCCCCACCGACCCCGATGCCGCCACGCGCTCCGTCCGCCAGGTGAGAGAGCAGAGCCGGGCGCTGCTCGACGACCTCCGACGGCTCGTCGGGCTCCTGCGCCGCGACGGGGACGACCCCGAGGCGATCGAGACCCTCGAGACCGTTCCGGCGCTCGTCGCGGCCGCCCGGGCGACGGGACGCGACGTCGAGGTGCGCGTCCGCTCAGGGGGCGGCGAGGTCGGCCCTCTCGGACAGCTCGTCGTCTACCGGATGGTGCAGGAGGCGCTCGCCAACGCGGCACGGCACGCGCCGGACACGGCGTGCGTGATCGACCTCGACGGTACGGCGACCGACGTTTTCGTCGCGACGGTCCGCAACGGCCCGTCGGCGGGCGTACCGTCACCCTCGCCGTCGCGCGACGGCTTCGGTCTCCTGGGCATGCGGGAGCGGGCCGGCCTGGTCGGCGGTCACCTCGATGCCGGCCCCGATCCGGACGGTGGGTGGACGGTCCGACTCGCTCTCCCCTCGGAACCCCCGACGTCGGCTCGAAGGGAGTCAGAATGA
- a CDS encoding glycine--tRNA ligase: MASASRLDSVIALARHRGFVFQAGEIYGGSRSAWDYGPLGVELKENIKKQWWKYMVTRRDDVVGLDSSVILPRQVWVASGHVGVFTDPLVECLHCHKRFREDHLIEAFEEKKGRAPENGMLDIACPNCGTRGEWTPPRDFNMMLKTHLGPVEDESGLHYLRPETAQGIFVNFANVLQSARVKPPFGVGQIGKSFRNEITPGNFIFRTREFEQMELEFFVEPGTDEEWHQHWIDYRMNWYTDLGIDPENLRLFEHPQEKLSHYSKRTVDIEYKFGFTGSEWGELEGVANRTDFDLTTHAKHSGKDLSYFDQTKNERWVPYVIEPAAGLTRSLMAFLVDAYVEEEVPNAKGGTDKRTVLKLDPRLAPVKVAVLPLSRNEALSPLARQVAAELRDQWNVDFDDSGAIGRRYRRQDEIGTPFCVTVDFDSLEDNAVTVRDRDTMQQERVPIDTLFGYLAQRLRGA; the protein is encoded by the coding sequence GTGGCCTCAGCCAGCCGCCTCGATTCGGTCATCGCCCTCGCCCGCCACCGCGGGTTCGTCTTCCAGGCGGGAGAGATCTACGGCGGTTCGCGCTCCGCGTGGGACTACGGGCCCCTCGGCGTGGAGCTGAAGGAGAACATCAAGAAGCAGTGGTGGAAGTACATGGTCACGCGTCGCGACGACGTCGTGGGTCTCGACTCCTCCGTCATCCTGCCCCGCCAGGTGTGGGTCGCCTCCGGCCACGTCGGCGTCTTCACCGACCCGCTCGTCGAGTGCCTCCACTGCCACAAGCGCTTCCGCGAGGACCACCTCATCGAGGCCTTCGAGGAGAAGAAGGGTCGAGCCCCGGAGAACGGCATGCTCGACATCGCCTGCCCCAACTGCGGAACCCGCGGCGAGTGGACGCCCCCGCGCGACTTCAACATGATGCTGAAGACCCACCTCGGCCCCGTGGAGGACGAGTCCGGCCTCCACTACCTCCGGCCCGAGACGGCGCAGGGCATCTTCGTGAACTTCGCGAACGTGCTCCAGTCGGCGCGCGTGAAGCCGCCGTTCGGCGTCGGCCAGATCGGCAAGTCGTTCCGCAACGAGATCACGCCCGGAAACTTCATCTTCCGCACGCGTGAGTTCGAGCAGATGGAGCTCGAGTTCTTCGTCGAGCCCGGCACGGACGAGGAATGGCACCAGCACTGGATCGACTACCGGATGAACTGGTACACCGACCTCGGCATCGACCCCGAGAACCTGCGCCTCTTCGAGCACCCGCAGGAGAAGCTGTCCCACTACTCGAAGCGCACCGTCGACATCGAGTACAAGTTCGGCTTCACGGGCAGCGAGTGGGGTGAGCTCGAGGGCGTCGCGAACCGCACCGACTTCGACCTCACGACGCACGCGAAGCACTCGGGCAAGGACCTCTCCTACTTCGACCAGACGAAGAACGAGCGCTGGGTGCCCTACGTCATCGAGCCGGCGGCGGGCCTCACGCGCTCACTCATGGCGTTCCTCGTCGACGCCTACGTGGAGGAGGAGGTGCCGAACGCCAAGGGCGGCACCGACAAGCGCACCGTCCTGAAGCTCGACCCGCGCCTCGCCCCCGTGAAGGTGGCCGTGCTTCCGCTCAGCCGCAACGAGGCGCTCTCGCCCCTCGCGCGCCAGGTCGCGGCCGAGCTGCGCGACCAGTGGAACGTGGACTTCGACGATTCCGGCGCGATCGGCCGCCGCTACCGCCGCCAGGACGAGATCGGCACGCCCTTCTGCGTCACGGTCGACTTCGACTCCCTCGAGGACAACGCCGTCACCGTGCGCGACCGCGACACGATGCAGCAGGAGCGTGTGCCGATCGACACCCTCTTCGGCTACCTCGCGCAGCGCCTCCGCGGCGCCTGA
- a CDS encoding RNA polymerase sigma factor, with protein MPDIPLEQLLTRIASGDRTAMAALYERVGGRMHAMMRTAIGHARGADECLLETFVDIWRRAGHYEPAAEPASRWITRIASRHIGRFRAATIDESAPAVAAATPLDIEPHPDRDVFGATA; from the coding sequence GTGCCGGACATCCCGCTCGAACAGCTCCTCACCCGTATCGCCTCGGGCGACCGCACAGCCATGGCCGCCCTGTACGAGCGGGTCGGCGGCCGCATGCACGCCATGATGCGCACGGCCATCGGTCACGCGCGCGGTGCGGACGAGTGCCTGCTCGAGACGTTCGTCGACATCTGGCGCCGCGCCGGCCACTACGAACCGGCCGCCGAGCCGGCGTCGAGGTGGATCACACGCATCGCCTCTCGTCACATCGGGCGATTCCGCGCGGCGACGATCGACGAGTCGGCCCCGGCCGTCGCAGCGGCGACTCCGCTCGACATCGAGCCTCACCCCGACAGGGACGTGTTCGGGGCGACGGCCTGA